Proteins co-encoded in one Alcanivorax sp. genomic window:
- the rlmH gene encoding 23S rRNA (pseudouridine(1915)-N(3))-methyltransferase RlmH: MRIFLLAVGTRMPDWVTEGFREYQKRMPPDMRLELEEIPMPKRSKGDTASQIRSEAEAIRKRLDKYPGAKTVALEVLGRALDTPALSRKLGELKDLGQDLVILVGGPDGLCPELSASAHERWSLSKLTLPHPLVRVLLAEQLYRGWTLLTGHPYHR; encoded by the coding sequence ATGCGGATCTTCTTACTGGCGGTGGGCACCCGTATGCCCGATTGGGTCACCGAGGGATTCCGGGAATATCAGAAACGCATGCCTCCGGACATGCGCCTGGAACTGGAAGAGATCCCCATGCCCAAGCGCAGCAAGGGTGACACCGCCAGTCAGATCCGCAGTGAAGCCGAAGCTATCCGCAAACGGCTGGACAAATACCCGGGGGCCAAGACGGTGGCACTGGAAGTCCTTGGCCGCGCACTGGACACCCCCGCACTCAGCCGTAAACTGGGTGAACTGAAAGATCTGGGACAAGATCTGGTCATCCTGGTCGGGGGCCCTGACGGGCTCTGCCCCGAATTGTCTGCCAGTGCCCACGAACGGTGGAGCCTCTCCAAGCTGACCCTGCCCCACCCTCTGGTGCGCGTCCTGCTGGCAGAGCAGCTTTATCGAGGCTGGACGTTACTGACCGGCCACCCCTATCATCGCTGA
- the rsfS gene encoding ribosome silencing factor: MSADTPILSLVTNALEELKAQKITELDVRDMTSMADHMVIASGTSNRHVKALADNVVDAAKEAGHPPIGSEGEDTGEWILVDLGDVIVHLMLPATREFYDLERLWRNPDHHPDRNQDQDA; this comes from the coding sequence ATGAGCGCAGACACCCCGATTCTGTCCCTGGTCACTAACGCCCTGGAAGAACTGAAAGCCCAGAAGATCACCGAACTGGATGTACGCGACATGACCAGCATGGCAGATCATATGGTGATCGCCAGCGGCACCTCTAACCGTCACGTGAAGGCCCTGGCCGACAACGTGGTGGACGCGGCCAAGGAAGCGGGCCACCCGCCCATCGGCAGCGAGGGTGAAGACACTGGCGAATGGATCCTGGTGGATCTGGGCGATGTGATTGTCCACCTGATGCTGCCCGCCACCCGAGAGTTTTATGATCTGGAACGCCTGTGGCGCAACCCGGACCACCACCCCGACCGCAATCAGGACCAAGACGCCTGA
- the nadD gene encoding nicotinate-nucleotide adenylyltransferase — MCDSVPLILFGGTFDPVHRAHISAARAVSKVLGDAPVHLLPNSVPPHKSQPMADGEQRLAMLRLACRDYPELVVDDWELRQDGPSYSLNTLRHFRQQIGDRPLVFMIGADSFATLHRWHQWQDYASLCHLAVVPRPDCELATGDVQSAFPESDPMALMQQPAGLRLMLKRPFLDVSATAIREALEQKGDCPALDATVSAHIRRHHLYNVADKPSLTKHEAP; from the coding sequence ATGTGTGACAGCGTCCCGCTGATCCTCTTTGGCGGCACCTTTGATCCGGTGCATCGTGCCCACATCAGTGCGGCGCGGGCGGTATCGAAGGTGCTGGGGGATGCCCCCGTGCACCTGCTTCCCAACTCCGTGCCTCCCCACAAGTCACAACCCATGGCCGATGGCGAACAGCGTCTGGCCATGCTGCGGCTGGCCTGCCGGGACTACCCGGAGCTGGTCGTGGATGACTGGGAGCTGCGTCAGGATGGCCCCAGCTACAGTCTGAACACCCTGCGTCACTTCCGACAGCAGATCGGTGACCGGCCATTGGTCTTCATGATCGGCGCCGACAGCTTTGCCACCTTGCATCGCTGGCACCAGTGGCAGGATTACGCCAGCCTTTGCCACCTGGCGGTGGTTCCGCGTCCAGACTGTGAACTGGCGACCGGGGACGTACAGAGCGCCTTCCCGGAAAGCGATCCCATGGCGCTGATGCAGCAGCCCGCCGGACTGCGGCTGATGCTCAAACGCCCGTTTCTGGATGTGTCGGCCACCGCCATCCGCGAAGCCCTGGAACAAAAAGGCGACTGTCCGGCACTGGATGCCACTGTCAGCGCCCATATTCGCCGCCATCACCTGTATAATGTGGCGGACAAGCCATCATTAACCAAACACGAGGCACCATGA
- a CDS encoding glutamate-5-semialdehyde dehydrogenase, with translation MDIQQYMQRLGEQARQASRAMARASAGDKDKALAAIASALRSHRSTILQANQQDLDNGRQNGLDAALLDRLELTTARFDGMVEGLEQIIGLADPVGIITDLAYRPSGIQVGKMRVPLGVIGIIYESRPNVTIDAAALCLKSGNAAILRGGSEAIHANQAIAECIRIGLREAGLPDTAVQVVETTDRAAVGELISHPEFVDVIVPRGGKGLIERISNDARVPVIKHLDGNCHTYIDDQADIAKAIEVAYNAKTQRYGTCNTTETLLVANAIAGQVLPQLAARYQDAGVELRGCEQARSIVAGMNEATETDWSEEFLAPILAVKIVQGMDDAIEHINRYSSGHTEAIITENYTRARQFLTEVDSSSVMVNASTRFADGFEYGLGAEIGISTDKIHARGPVGLEGLTSQKWVVLGDGHIRQ, from the coding sequence ATGGATATCCAGCAATACATGCAGCGTCTCGGCGAGCAGGCTCGCCAGGCCTCCCGGGCCATGGCCCGTGCCAGCGCCGGTGACAAGGACAAGGCGCTGGCCGCCATTGCCAGCGCCCTGCGCAGCCACCGCAGTACCATTCTGCAAGCCAACCAGCAGGATCTGGACAACGGCCGTCAGAACGGCCTGGATGCGGCCCTGCTTGACCGTCTGGAACTGACCACGGCCCGTTTTGACGGCATGGTGGAAGGTCTGGAACAGATCATCGGGCTGGCCGACCCGGTCGGCATCATTACCGATCTGGCCTACCGTCCCAGCGGCATTCAGGTGGGCAAGATGCGCGTCCCGCTGGGGGTCATCGGCATCATCTACGAGTCGCGGCCCAATGTGACCATCGACGCCGCGGCCCTGTGTCTGAAATCCGGCAATGCAGCCATCCTGCGCGGCGGTTCAGAGGCCATTCACGCCAACCAGGCCATCGCCGAATGCATCCGCATCGGCCTGCGCGAAGCCGGTCTGCCCGATACTGCCGTACAGGTCGTGGAGACCACCGACCGGGCGGCGGTGGGCGAGCTGATCAGCCACCCCGAATTCGTGGACGTGATCGTTCCCCGCGGCGGCAAAGGGCTGATCGAGCGGATCAGCAACGACGCCCGGGTACCGGTGATCAAGCATCTGGATGGCAACTGCCACACCTACATTGATGACCAGGCGGATATTGCCAAGGCCATCGAGGTGGCCTACAACGCCAAGACCCAGCGCTACGGCACCTGCAACACCACCGAAACCCTGCTGGTGGCCAATGCCATCGCCGGCCAGGTGCTGCCACAGCTGGCCGCACGCTATCAGGATGCCGGCGTGGAACTGCGCGGTTGCGAGCAGGCCCGCAGCATCGTTGCGGGCATGAACGAGGCCACCGAAACGGACTGGAGCGAAGAGTTCCTGGCGCCGATCCTGGCGGTGAAGATCGTCCAGGGCATGGATGATGCCATCGAACATATCAACCGTTACAGCTCCGGGCACACCGAAGCCATCATCACCGAGAACTACACCCGAGCGCGCCAGTTCCTGACGGAAGTGGATTCCAGCTCGGTGATGGTGAATGCCTCCACCCGGTTTGCGGACGGCTTCGAGTACGGTCTGGGCGCCGAGATCGGTATCTCCACCGACAAGATCCATGCACGCGGCCCGGTGGGGCTGGAAGGGCTCACCAGCCAGAAATGGGTGGTGCTGGGTGATGGGCATATCAGGCAATAA
- a CDS encoding alpha/beta hydrolase, translated as MGIHYEEYTRSSIKAEPLQMWVGKWRIDYLAFAHPDNAHKPPLLVVGGAFQNFTSYKYCVERIYEDFPVILVDLPSLGNNTQIAPDLSMEDLADLLYEFSRLSGLATVHLMGLSLGSAIASTFAYKYPDATGKLIVAGIVTRPRKSWRMLVDESKRVLGEGRMDEFSQAVVLYLVNYNRLKETGITPTARKLFYRQMKRLSENERERYVINGSRLLSVEGLLGYPECDTLVTTGEYDSFTLPWENASFAEKCPNAQFVLIKGADHLPQLEKREVSLDLFSTFLRGESIENVEGTRYFKKGETRNLERRRAERLVPCNSHGHVTSESRIGDQYRFNKPVKVVDINFFGCLIKLDEPGFSLADHARDCTLTMENPDLKLDLLVFDYDDEGYLRCLFKHGNIALADRFTELLKDSQYFLRPGGDDKVHRIYG; from the coding sequence ATGGGAATTCATTACGAGGAATATACCCGCTCCTCCATCAAGGCCGAACCGCTGCAGATGTGGGTCGGTAAATGGCGCATTGACTATCTGGCGTTTGCCCACCCGGACAATGCCCACAAACCGCCGCTACTGGTGGTGGGTGGTGCCTTCCAGAATTTCACCTCCTACAAATACTGCGTAGAACGAATCTACGAAGACTTCCCGGTGATCCTGGTGGATCTGCCGTCGCTGGGCAATAACACCCAGATCGCGCCGGACCTGAGCATGGAAGACCTGGCGGACCTGCTGTATGAGTTTTCTCGTCTGTCGGGTCTTGCCACCGTGCACTTGATGGGGCTTTCCCTGGGCTCCGCCATTGCCAGTACTTTTGCCTATAAATATCCCGACGCCACCGGCAAGCTGATCGTGGCGGGCATCGTCACCCGGCCGCGCAAGAGCTGGCGCATGCTGGTGGATGAATCCAAGCGGGTGCTTGGAGAGGGACGCATGGATGAATTCAGCCAGGCCGTCGTGCTGTATCTGGTGAACTACAACCGGCTCAAGGAAACCGGAATTACACCCACCGCCCGCAAGCTGTTCTATCGGCAGATGAAGCGGTTGTCCGAGAATGAGCGGGAGCGCTATGTGATCAACGGCAGCCGGCTGTTGTCGGTGGAAGGGCTGTTGGGCTATCCCGAGTGCGACACCCTGGTGACCACCGGTGAATACGACAGCTTTACCCTGCCCTGGGAAAATGCCTCCTTTGCCGAGAAATGCCCCAATGCCCAGTTCGTGCTGATCAAGGGGGCAGATCACCTGCCCCAGCTGGAAAAGCGGGAAGTGTCGCTGGATCTGTTCTCCACCTTTCTGCGTGGGGAATCCATTGAAAACGTGGAGGGCACGCGCTACTTCAAGAAAGGCGAGACCCGCAACCTGGAGCGTCGCCGCGCCGAACGCCTGGTGCCCTGCAACAGCCACGGCCATGTCACCAGCGAATCGCGCATTGGCGATCAGTACCGATTCAACAAGCCGGTGAAGGTGGTGGATATCAACTTCTTCGGCTGTCTGATCAAACTGGATGAACCCGGCTTCTCCCTGGCCGACCATGCCCGTGACTGCACCCTGACCATGGAAAACCCGGATCTGAAACTGGATCTTCTGGTGTTTGATTATGACGACGAAGGGTATCTTCGTTGCCTGTTCAAACACGGCAACATTGCCCTGGCAGACCGCTTCACCGAACTGCTCAAGGACAGCCAGTATTTTTTGCGCCCCGGCGGTGATGACAAGGTGCACCGGATTTACGGCTAA
- a CDS encoding class I SAM-dependent methyltransferase, with protein sequence MSEPRDTSSISFTALYTGHVWTRDGISAPFFRTRGGAFLYGALAPFEYVGRHIVGGNIRTFLLQRHHLIDHRLHQLIDSGVTQVVEIACGLSPRGHRFCEQYPQLTYIETDLPDMARRKQQLLQEHQVLSNHHRVMPINIFADEGELSLAHVLGQLDQSKPVVVITEGLVNYFPLPVISEFWKTLAGALKAFPQGTYLTDNYPLYRGMPFYRTLKVLGNMLGAVSRSQVGFHFHADDEAIDHFKQLDFDDLKIHNPANYYDQLPIPKTRGNPMVRIMEATTGNE encoded by the coding sequence ATGAGCGAACCCCGCGATACCTCTTCAATCAGTTTTACCGCCCTGTACACCGGCCATGTGTGGACCCGTGATGGCATTTCCGCGCCGTTTTTCCGCACCCGCGGTGGCGCCTTCCTGTATGGCGCGCTGGCACCGTTTGAGTATGTGGGCCGCCATATTGTCGGCGGCAATATCCGCACCTTCCTGCTGCAGCGCCACCACCTTATCGACCATCGCCTTCACCAGCTTATCGACAGCGGTGTCACCCAGGTCGTGGAAATCGCCTGCGGCCTGTCTCCCCGCGGCCACCGTTTCTGTGAACAGTATCCGCAGCTCACCTACATCGAGACCGACCTGCCTGATATGGCCAGGCGCAAACAACAACTGCTGCAGGAACATCAGGTACTGAGCAACCACCATCGTGTGATGCCCATCAATATCTTTGCCGACGAAGGCGAGTTGAGTCTGGCCCATGTGCTGGGCCAACTGGACCAGAGCAAACCGGTGGTGGTCATTACTGAAGGGTTGGTGAACTATTTCCCGCTCCCGGTGATTTCCGAATTCTGGAAAACACTGGCGGGCGCCCTCAAGGCTTTCCCGCAAGGCACCTATCTCACCGACAACTATCCGCTCTATCGCGGCATGCCCTTCTATCGTACCCTGAAGGTACTCGGCAACATGCTCGGCGCCGTCTCACGCAGCCAGGTGGGATTCCATTTTCACGCCGACGACGAAGCCATCGACCACTTCAAACAGCTCGACTTCGACGACCTGAAAATCCACAACCCGGCGAACTACTACGACCAGCTCCCCATTCCGAAAACCCGTGGCAATCCGATGGTGCGGATCATGGAAGCGACTACGGGCAATGAATAA
- a CDS encoding DJ-1 family glyoxalase III, which yields MPTALIPVADGSEDIETVTLIDVLRRAEVEVTVASVTGKPGIVASRGTRLEADALIEDLVTEDFDLIVLPGGMPGAETLGSNDILIEKLQAQKTAGRLYGAICAAPAVALAANGLLDGIAATGHPAFTDNLPDQTRIEQRVVRDGQCITSRGPGTALEFSLALVEALCGKTKRDAVAAPMVV from the coding sequence ATGCCTACCGCCCTGATCCCCGTTGCCGATGGCAGCGAAGATATCGAAACCGTCACCCTAATCGATGTGCTGCGCCGTGCTGAAGTGGAGGTCACCGTTGCCAGCGTGACCGGCAAGCCCGGTATCGTCGCCTCACGAGGCACCCGCCTCGAGGCAGATGCGCTGATTGAAGATCTGGTGACTGAAGACTTTGATCTGATCGTACTGCCCGGCGGCATGCCAGGCGCCGAGACCCTCGGCAGCAATGACATCCTGATCGAAAAACTCCAGGCTCAGAAAACCGCCGGCAGACTGTATGGCGCAATCTGTGCCGCACCCGCCGTGGCACTGGCAGCCAACGGCCTGCTGGATGGCATCGCCGCCACCGGCCATCCCGCCTTCACCGACAACCTGCCAGACCAGACACGCATCGAACAACGGGTGGTCCGCGATGGGCAATGCATCACCAGCCGCGGCCCGGGTACCGCACTGGAATTTTCCCTGGCCTTGGTGGAAGCCCTGTGCGGCAAGACCAAGCGCGATGCGGTGGCCGCGCCCATGGTGGTATAG
- the holA gene encoding DNA polymerase III subunit delta, producing MRLRPEQLGKHLSSELKPVYLVAGDEPLQQQELLDDLRRAARDQGFDERHRFSSDTGIDWNALINEAQSMSLFGGRRILEVVLGSKRPDKNGSQILRDLFAAPSPDTLLLIQCSKLDRRKDWNSAWVKALDEIGAIIEVWPVEGNNLRNWLQDRLASRGLHASDDAMALLIERSEGNLLAAAQEVDKLSLLVENGQVSPEDVQQAVGDSSRYSPFDLTEATAQGDAHRVMHIIQTLKAEGVEPPVLLWALSRDIRMLDGMIAGGPPPRLPPQRARAMQAQSQRLNPQQIRAAQASAIRADQCVKGMAKGDPWQHITNLALRLAGSPLPRSMER from the coding sequence ATGCGCCTGCGTCCGGAGCAACTTGGCAAACACCTGTCTTCGGAACTGAAACCGGTCTATCTGGTGGCCGGCGACGAGCCCCTGCAACAACAGGAACTGCTCGACGATCTGCGACGGGCTGCCCGGGATCAGGGTTTTGACGAACGTCACCGTTTTTCTTCGGATACCGGCATCGACTGGAATGCGCTGATCAATGAAGCCCAGAGCATGAGTCTGTTCGGTGGCCGGCGCATCCTGGAAGTAGTGCTGGGCAGCAAACGCCCGGACAAGAATGGCAGCCAGATACTCCGTGATCTGTTCGCGGCGCCCTCCCCGGACACCCTGCTGCTGATCCAGTGTTCGAAGCTGGATCGCCGCAAGGACTGGAATAGCGCCTGGGTCAAGGCTCTGGACGAGATAGGTGCCATCATCGAAGTGTGGCCGGTGGAAGGCAACAACCTGCGCAACTGGCTGCAGGACCGACTTGCCAGCCGCGGCCTGCACGCCAGTGACGACGCCATGGCGCTGCTCATTGAGCGCAGCGAAGGCAACCTGCTGGCCGCCGCCCAGGAAGTGGACAAGCTCTCCCTGCTGGTGGAGAACGGCCAGGTCAGCCCGGAGGACGTCCAACAAGCGGTGGGAGATTCCAGCCGCTACTCTCCCTTCGACCTCACCGAAGCCACCGCACAAGGCGATGCCCACCGGGTGATGCATATCATCCAGACCCTGAAAGCCGAAGGCGTGGAGCCCCCGGTGCTGCTGTGGGCGCTGAGCCGCGATATCCGCATGCTCGATGGCATGATTGCCGGCGGGCCGCCGCCACGGCTACCACCACAACGGGCCCGGGCCATGCAGGCTCAGTCCCAACGGCTCAACCCGCAACAGATCCGCGCCGCCCAGGCCAGCGCCATCCGCGCCGACCAATGCGTCAAGGGCATGGCCAAGGGCGACCCCTGGCAACACATTACCAACCTGGCTCTGCGCCTGGCCGGCAGCCCGTTGCCGAGGAGCATGGAGCGGTAG
- the lptE gene encoding LPS assembly lipoprotein LptE: MKAAASIAVLLLTLLLSACGWQLRGVTNQPNLETLTIKGATTSLRYALEDQLEKQGVLVHGESPYLLVIDDEDWMRRTSAVDAQGRQAEIELRYTLYWHIQDKKTGALLTTPARLRSIRTLPWYPENATASSDEEDLVRDDLYEDMTIRLINQIATASQRWEPY, translated from the coding sequence ATGAAGGCTGCCGCCAGCATCGCCGTTCTGCTACTGACCCTGCTGCTCAGCGCTTGTGGCTGGCAGCTGCGTGGTGTGACCAACCAGCCCAACCTGGAAACCCTGACCATCAAGGGCGCCACTACCTCCCTGCGCTATGCGCTGGAAGATCAGCTGGAAAAGCAAGGGGTTCTGGTACATGGCGAATCCCCTTATCTGCTGGTGATCGATGATGAGGACTGGATGCGCCGCACCTCCGCTGTTGACGCCCAGGGCCGTCAGGCAGAAATCGAGCTGCGCTACACCCTGTACTGGCACATCCAGGACAAGAAGACCGGCGCCCTGCTCACCACCCCGGCGCGGCTGCGCTCCATCCGCACCCTGCCCTGGTATCCTGAGAACGCCACCGCGTCCTCGGACGAGGAAGATCTGGTGCGAGATGATCTTTATGAAGACATGACAATCCGCCTGATCAACCAGATCGCCACGGCTTCACAGCGCTGGGAGCCGTACTGA
- the leuS gene encoding leucine--tRNA ligase, with protein sequence MDAQYRPDQIEAQAQQYWEDNQSFKVTEEAGKEKFYCLSMFPYPSGRLHMGHVRNYSIGDVISRYQRMQGKNVLQPMGWDAFGLPAENAAIKNKVAPAKWTFENIDYMKGQLKRLGFGYDWDRELATCTPEYYRWEQWFFTQLYEKGLVYRKQSTVNWCPHDMTVLANEQVIEGCCWRCDTPVEQKNIPQWFIKITDYADELLKDLDQLDGWPEQVKTMQRNWIGRSEGVELQFAIEGEEPLRVYTTRPDTLMGVSYVAVAAGHPLAQKAAAGNADVAAFVEECQHTKVAEADMATMEKKGIATGLTATHPISGEQVPVWIANFVLMGYGTGAVMAVPAHDQRDFEFAQKYSLPITQVIEPFSSNGENGEVIDLAEAAFTEKGRLVNSGEFSGKTSAEAFDAIAAWLSERNLGEKKVNYRLRDWGVSRQRYWGAPIPMVETEDGELHPTPADQLPVVLPTDVEMDGVNSPIKADPEWAKTTFNGQPALRETDTFDTFMESSWYYARYCCPQNDQAMLDPAAANYWLPVDQYIGGIEHAILHLLYSRFFHKLLRDTGLVDSDEPFKQLLCQGMVLKDGAKMSKSKGNTVDPQEMIEQYGADTVRLFIMFAAPPEQSLEWNDSGVEGASRFIKRLWRQVAEHVEEGLPGALNVDALDDTAKALRRKTHETIQKVSDDYGRRHTFNTAIAAVMELINDVSRFDGDAAVKHEALEAAVLLLAPIIPHAAHALWQALGHDDTVLTAAWPSVDESALVKDSIELVVQVNGKVRAKLNVPANADKEAVEALAKDEPNVQKFIEGKTIRKVIVVPGKLVNIVAN encoded by the coding sequence ATGGACGCACAGTATCGCCCCGATCAGATCGAAGCCCAAGCCCAGCAGTACTGGGAGGATAACCAAAGCTTCAAGGTCACCGAAGAGGCCGGCAAGGAAAAGTTCTATTGCCTGAGCATGTTCCCCTACCCCTCCGGTCGTCTGCACATGGGCCATGTGCGCAACTACAGCATCGGTGACGTGATCAGCCGCTACCAGCGCATGCAGGGCAAGAACGTGCTCCAGCCCATGGGCTGGGACGCCTTTGGCCTGCCCGCGGAAAATGCCGCCATCAAGAACAAGGTGGCCCCGGCCAAGTGGACCTTCGAGAACATCGATTACATGAAAGGCCAGCTCAAGCGCCTGGGCTTCGGTTACGACTGGGACCGGGAGCTGGCCACCTGCACCCCGGAATACTATCGCTGGGAGCAGTGGTTCTTCACCCAGTTGTATGAAAAAGGCCTGGTGTACCGCAAGCAGTCCACCGTCAACTGGTGCCCCCACGACATGACCGTGCTGGCCAACGAACAGGTCATCGAAGGCTGCTGCTGGCGCTGTGACACCCCGGTGGAGCAGAAGAACATTCCCCAGTGGTTCATCAAGATCACCGACTATGCAGACGAACTGCTAAAAGACCTGGACCAGCTGGATGGCTGGCCGGAACAGGTCAAGACCATGCAGCGCAACTGGATCGGTCGCTCAGAAGGCGTCGAGCTTCAGTTCGCCATCGAAGGTGAAGAGCCGCTGCGCGTCTACACCACCCGCCCGGACACCCTGATGGGCGTCAGCTACGTAGCCGTGGCCGCCGGTCACCCGCTGGCGCAGAAAGCGGCGGCCGGTAATGCTGACGTGGCGGCCTTCGTGGAAGAGTGCCAGCACACCAAGGTGGCCGAAGCCGACATGGCCACCATGGAGAAGAAAGGCATCGCCACCGGCCTCACCGCCACGCACCCGATCAGTGGTGAACAGGTGCCCGTGTGGATCGCCAACTTCGTCCTGATGGGTTACGGCACAGGCGCGGTCATGGCGGTACCCGCCCATGACCAGCGTGACTTCGAATTCGCGCAGAAATACAGCCTGCCGATCACCCAGGTGATCGAGCCCTTCTCTTCAAATGGAGAGAATGGTGAGGTCATCGATCTGGCTGAAGCCGCCTTCACCGAAAAAGGCAGGCTGGTGAATTCCGGTGAATTCAGCGGCAAGACCTCCGCCGAGGCCTTCGACGCCATCGCTGCCTGGCTGAGCGAGCGTAACCTGGGCGAGAAGAAAGTGAACTACCGCCTGCGCGACTGGGGTGTCTCCCGTCAACGTTACTGGGGCGCCCCCATCCCCATGGTAGAAACCGAGGACGGCGAACTGCATCCGACCCCGGCAGACCAGCTGCCGGTGGTACTGCCCACCGACGTGGAAATGGATGGCGTCAACAGCCCCATCAAGGCGGACCCGGAGTGGGCCAAAACCACCTTCAATGGTCAGCCCGCCCTGCGCGAAACCGATACCTTCGACACCTTCATGGAATCCAGCTGGTACTACGCCCGTTACTGCTGCCCGCAGAACGATCAGGCAATGCTGGACCCGGCTGCGGCCAACTATTGGCTGCCTGTGGACCAGTACATTGGAGGCATTGAGCACGCCATTCTTCATCTGCTGTATTCCCGCTTCTTCCACAAGCTGCTGCGCGATACCGGCCTGGTGGATTCCGACGAGCCGTTCAAACAGCTGTTGTGTCAGGGCATGGTGCTGAAGGACGGCGCCAAGATGTCCAAGTCCAAGGGCAATACCGTGGACCCGCAGGAAATGATCGAGCAATACGGCGCCGACACCGTGCGCCTGTTCATCATGTTTGCCGCGCCCCCGGAGCAGTCCCTGGAATGGAACGATTCCGGTGTGGAAGGCGCATCCCGCTTCATCAAGCGACTCTGGCGACAAGTGGCGGAGCACGTGGAAGAGGGCCTGCCTGGCGCCCTGAACGTGGACGCCCTGGACGACACCGCCAAGGCCCTTCGCCGCAAGACCCACGAGACCATCCAGAAAGTCAGTGATGATTACGGCCGCCGTCACACCTTCAACACCGCCATCGCCGCCGTGATGGAGCTAATCAACGACGTCAGCCGTTTTGACGGCGACGCCGCCGTGAAGCACGAAGCGCTGGAAGCGGCGGTATTGCTGCTGGCCCCGATCATCCCCCATGCCGCCCATGCCCTGTGGCAGGCACTGGGCCATGACGACACCGTGCTGACCGCGGCATGGCCGAGCGTTGACGAAAGCGCCTTGGTGAAAGACAGCATTGAGCTGGTGGTACAGGTCAACGGCAAGGTACGCGCCAAACTGAACGTACCCGCCAACGCCGACAAGGAGGCTGTGGAGGCCCTTGCCAAGGACGAACCCAATGTGCAGAAATTCATCGAGGGCAAGACCATCCGCAAGGTCATCGTGGTCCCGGGCAAGTTGGTCAACATTGTTGCCAATTAA
- a CDS encoding YdcF family protein encodes MGLTWLALMVLVGGTLPAIVRGFLPPLPRRVSGVTPQAVVVLGAGRRQRNGEFSLTTRGLRRLQLAARLAHEHGLPLVVSGGQRKAMAAGEPSEAELMAAQVRRRWPSLQLFLENESRNTWENALNTSELLADRQIDEVILVSDRTHLPRAILCFQSQGVLTEAAWQKRLPKQAWRPSAGALSMVPEIWYEWVALVWYHLRYL; translated from the coding sequence ATGGGGCTGACCTGGCTGGCCCTGATGGTGTTGGTGGGGGGGACCTTGCCCGCCATTGTCCGGGGTTTTTTGCCGCCGCTGCCGCGTCGGGTGTCCGGGGTGACGCCCCAGGCGGTGGTGGTGCTGGGCGCCGGGCGGCGTCAACGCAACGGCGAGTTTTCCCTCACCACCCGCGGGTTACGGCGTCTGCAGCTGGCTGCGCGGCTGGCCCATGAACATGGGCTACCGCTGGTGGTTTCGGGGGGGCAGAGAAAGGCCATGGCAGCGGGAGAGCCCTCTGAAGCTGAGCTGATGGCAGCCCAGGTGCGCCGGCGCTGGCCTTCGTTGCAGCTGTTCCTGGAGAACGAGAGCCGCAACACCTGGGAGAATGCACTGAATACGTCGGAGTTGCTGGCAGATCGACAAATTGATGAAGTGATTCTGGTCAGTGACCGCACCCATCTTCCCCGTGCCATCCTGTGCTTTCAGAGTCAGGGGGTGCTGACGGAAGCGGCCTGGCAGAAACGACTGCCCAAACAGGCCTGGCGCCCTTCCGCTGGCGCGTTGTCCATGGTGCCGGAGATCTGGTACGAGTGGGTAGCGCTGGTGTGGTACCACCTGCGGTATCTTTAG
- a CDS encoding TIGR01244 family sulfur transferase — protein MPTTKKLTDDLFVAAQLQPQDMAELAKAGFKMVINNRPDGEADDQPSSAEMAAAAEAAGLEYAHQPVVGSNISETDIDGFDAIVSLAETPVLAFCRTGTRCTTLWALSQADELDNDTILKTAADAGYDLSGLTGRLDQRRG, from the coding sequence ATGCCGACCACCAAGAAATTGACCGACGACCTTTTTGTCGCCGCACAACTGCAGCCCCAGGACATGGCCGAACTGGCCAAAGCCGGCTTCAAAATGGTGATCAACAACCGTCCGGACGGCGAAGCGGACGATCAGCCCAGCAGCGCTGAAATGGCCGCCGCCGCCGAAGCGGCCGGGCTCGAATACGCCCATCAGCCCGTTGTAGGAAGCAACATCAGTGAAACCGACATCGATGGCTTCGATGCCATCGTCTCCCTTGCCGAGACGCCGGTACTGGCCTTCTGCCGCACAGGCACCCGCTGCACCACCCTGTGGGCCCTGAGTCAGGCCGATGAACTGGACAACGACACCATCCTCAAGACCGCCGCCGATGCGGGTTATGATCTGAGTGGTCTCACTGGCAGACTGGACCAACGTCGCGGGTAA